Below is a genomic region from Venturia canescens isolate UGA chromosome 1, ASM1945775v1, whole genome shotgun sequence.
aatactatttttttcgtcgatttatATTGAATTTAGATATTTTTAACTCCAGCTAATATTCGATTACAGACAGATCTAGTTGCATTGTATATAATTGAAgaagagaaacaaaataatttatttcattagAAATGTTAATCTGTAGTTtcatattgacaaaaatagTCTCCttagatatcgaaaaatgtttatatCTTTCTATTTGAATTCTCGTTCGTATTCGTTGATCCCTCTTGAAGATTctcttaatgaaaaaaagcaatgTTTCTCTCTATTATTAATTGCATTTACCCTAAAAAATGCGCAATTTTCCGCTCAGTTGCATACCGCTAGTTGATGAGGTGAGGTAGAAagcatcattttcattaatattaaGTTCGACGGAAtataaaataagagaaaatgtCATAATCGCATTCCGATAGTTAATGTGCTagctaaaaagaaaaatttcgtaataaGAAACGATCGCATCCCGCGACTAACAAAAGTACTATGCCtcgatattttcttttgtttttgtttttttttctctcaaatcaGGTCTTACGTGGACACTCGTGGAAGGTTGGTCTTGAGTCGTCGAGTGTTAACCTTCTTATGCGTTTTTATCGATGTTTCAATGTCTCGTGTGtatgaaaagcaaaaaaagaatgaaaaaggaattttatttgaaaacaaattGAGGCACTGAAagcaagaaaaacaaaatctgCACACTCACGAACGCATACGCTATTccatccatttttatttattctttttttccaactctcATCTATGCGTATTTGACGGAagctttgttttttcatcgcgATTGTATTGCGTCACgagtttttcgtatttttttgtcactgtGGATACCACGCAGTAGACTCAACAAAAGCCGATGTGTCGAACGTATTGAAATCTTGCCGAACGAATGAACGATCTGTGGACACATACGCTTCTGCTCCTCATCCATAGTTCATTCCCGTTGCCCAATCGTCCGAGTGTCGTATTCGATTGCAATCGTTCCGAGGCCAATTTGTCACTCGAGCCATCGCGAAATCCTACTTCCTTTCCTTCGTATCAGTCAgcaccaaaattttattcatcccATTTTTTGCTTCACTTtggattataaaaattaattcgCCCCCATTCGTCATCCGAACTCCGGTCGTTACTATTACGATCTTGGTGATCCTACCTGCGTCACGTGCCCATCAATTTTGCCGGAATTTATggaatttatatttctctacctaatttgttttttttattttttttttttttttcaacaatttaacTTATCAAGCATATCCAGAGAACCCATTTGATCAGCTGACAATTAAACAAAATCGCCGATCAATCATCACAGcagtgaaaaacaaaacagcattcaaattttttactcgCAAACCTTCTATTTGAAACAACAtcgaattgaattgaaaaaaaaacgagatcaTGCTGTGAAAAAATCAACCAATACTCTTCCCATTTGCCCTTTTTTACGGTATTCAGCACGACAATGCACAACTCTTTCAAgtcattaatttgaaaatgagtttttcatATTAGACATTTGAATTATTAGCAAATGGAGTTTGGATCTTTGATTTTTCGCCATCGTCGTTATAGAATTTCCATCATTAATTTTCCAGTTGCATGCACGTATCATTGATCAAGAATGCGGTACTTTTCGCATGAATTTCTTCCATCGATCTGTGCaccctgaaaaaaacgatttctcACTCAGTGCTCTTATGCGTAACGATATTTCAATATGCAGTTGCTCGTCAGCTGCTGCAAAGCATGACTTTTCAAGTGATCGAATTCACGACGaataaattgataaaacacCGTAGAAGTACCGTTACTAAATTCAGTTTATTTCacgaggaattttttttcttctgtgcACTGCATGGGACTAAAgacaaaattgtttttgttttgcgtGAGTTTGCCTCACGAGTGTTCGAACGCATTCCAATGCGACGGATTTCCTCATCTCTTGTTCTCGTGTTCATAGGCGTATACGGAATCGGTGCCGCAAGATTTGCCGCCGACCGGGGAAGTGATGAGGGTTTCGGCGACCGACATAGACGACGGCAATAACTCGGTCGTCGTTTACAGCCTCTTTCCAAAGAGGCCCGACGACGGTGCTTACTTCCGAATCGACAACAGCACCGGCGTCATTTTTTTGACTAAGCCGCTGACAGTGAGTAACTATTCGAAGACGATTCAGTCAACCGGAAATTTGGTAAACGTTAAACACTAACGAGAATGTTCTTCCTGCAGCAAAATCCCGACTACAAGTTCAGCATGACTGCCAAGGCCCAGGATCTCGGTAGAGAGCCAAAAGCCAGCGTTATCGATTTGGACATTCGAGtggtcgaatcacacaaaaagGCACCGACGTTTTTACCGCGTCCCCAAGAACCACTCAGACTCCGAGAAAATTTTAGCGACTTCGACACGAGTCTCGTAAGGCTCGAAGCTGTATCTAATATTGACGACAGTCAAGATCTCATATTCGAGCTCGTACCCGGACGTACAGAGCAGACGAACAAAGGAAATACCTTCAGGTAAGAGagcacaatttttcaaatgcatcGACGCATTACCAAATTCAGGAAAAATTCTATGACTTTTTCGTTTAAGTAAATTTTCACATCATCTCGATTGGGATTCACGTTTTGTTGTTATCGATCGGAGAGGGTTTCACGACACtcaaaaaaatagcaaaaactTCACATTGGGAAGAATCTAGAAATCACTTATAGGACAACCGCGCCTTTGGGAATTTTTGTATGGCAGTGTCACGCACGcttacgtttttttaaattttttcgattttctcgtCACCGCgtcgaacgatgtatcgaatgaacgttttttcccccccctccttattattattcttattcCATTTGATCGAATTTCCCGCTTCTATTTTTAGATTGGAATCGACGAAGAACATAGCCGACATAAAACTCGCTCAGCATCTGGATTACGAGAGCAACACCGAGTACACGCTTATCGTTCGTGTTCAAAACAAATATCAGCTAGCCGCCGAGACTGTTATTAATGTAAAAGTATTGGATGTGAACGACAATATACCGGTTTTCCGtgaaatggaaaaaggaaGCGTGCTAGAAAATGAGGCAGCCGGAGTACCGGTTATGCAAGTACGAGCCATCGACGCCGATGGCACATCCGCCCACAATCAGGTAAATTTGTCAACTGTTTTATTCGATCAAATATACatactttaatttttttttttcaattctacgTTGGAGGCGTTGCATTTTCGCCATATTTGGAAGACGAATTTGTGAGCCATCgaaaatatttagacttttccttgtgtgcgaaaaatttaatcgatcgaacaaaattcaatgttgcacaataaaattttgaatattacgACAAGTTACTTTAAGCAACGGGTGTAATACAGCTATGAATATGAAGATGTTTAagaataatgaataataatggattgtaaaaatgtttttttcaggtCACTTACGAGCTggacaatttcaaaaatctctTTGCGATCGATCACCAGACCGGTAACATTACGACTCTGACGACTTTCGATCGAGAATCCGAGGATACGTACAACGTGAAAGTAATAGCGGTGGATAATTCGCCGAGCGCACTTTTTAAAACGGGAGAACACAACAAGGGTCAACAAGTGTTCCGTATTGAAATTGCGGACAAGAACGACAACGCGCCCCACTTCACGCAAGCGGTTTACACGGCAAATTCGATCCTGGAAAATGCAAACATAAACGCACCAGTTACGGAAGTAAAAGCTATCGATTCGGACACGGCGAGTCCGGTGACTTACAGTATCGTGGCTGGCAACACGGACGACAGCTTTTACATCGAAGGCACAACCGGAAAAATTCGTGTAAAAAACCCGCTTGATTACGAGCAAATAACCGAATACAATTTGACGGTTAAAGCGTTCGACGGTTTGTTCAACGATACGGCAcaagtgaaaatatttattgaaaatgtaaaCGACAATCCACCGATATTCGAGGATTTCGAGAGAAATCCAAAAATCGTGGAGGAACAATTGGTCGAAGGTTGCGTTACGAACGTCGTCGCCTATGATCCGGATATAAAAGATCGTCACGCCGATCAGCATATCGCTTATTTCATAGTGAAAGAGGAGCAACAGCCCCTGATCAGTATTGACAAAACTGGATGTCTCACGTTGCGAAAGCCTCTCGATCGAGATCCACCGAACGGTTATCCTATGTGGGCAATATTGGTGATGGCCCGTGACGAAGATGGTTCACCAACAGCGTTGCGAGAGCTCGTAACCGTCAACATAACCCTCGAGGATATAAACGACAATGCACCTTTCCTCGACATGCAGCAACCGGTCGTGTGGGACGAGAACAAACCTCCTGGTAACGTCACCAAACTGAAAGCCCGTGATTACGATTCCGACAAAAACGGGCCGCCCTTCGAGTATCGAATCGACGACTCCGCCGATAACGAAATACACAcaaaattctatattcacGAAGACGATCTGTACGCCCGTGTCGAATTCGATCGTGAAAAACGTAAGAGTTACGACATCCCAATCGCGATCACCGATAGTGGTACACCGCCGCAAACCGGTACATCAACTTTGACCGTTATAATCGGTGATAAAAATGACAATGCGATGGAAGAAGGCTCAAGCTCGATATTCGTATACAATTATCGCGGTGAAGCGCCTGACACGAAAATCGGACGTGTTTACGTCGATGATCCCGATGATTGGGATTTGCCGGATAAACACTTTGCCTGGGTGTCCACCCACGAAGGCTTCCTCCTCGACACCAGCACGGGCATGATAACCCTCCTTTCCGGCACCTCTAACGATACCTTCAACCTGAAATTCCTCGTTACCGAGGATAGCCCGGAAGTTCCACGACACGAAGTCTATGCTTACGTCAATGTCACCGTGAAAGAAATACCCGAAGAAGCTGTCCTGAAATCTGGCTCTATACGATTTTTCGGTATAACCGCCGAAGAATTTGTCGAACCCATCAAACCCCGCGGCAGTAAAAAGGATTTATTCCAAGAAAATTTGGCGAAAATGCTCAATACTTCCATAGACAATGTTGATGTTTTTACTGTTCTGCATTCCCCGCATCACAACAACATGTCTCTTCTCGATGTCCGATTTTCCGCTCACGGATCCCCTTACTACGCTCCCGAAAAGTTGAACACTATTATAGCTCAAAATGCGGAgagaatagaaaaagataTGGGGGCTGATATTTTGCTTATCAATATCGATGAGTGTCTCTTTGAAAAGCTTCATTGCAACAATTCCTGTCGAAACTATCTCAATCCCAGTAACGAACCCTACGCGGTTTATACCAACACCAGCTCTTTTGTTGGCGTACGCGCCGTCGTTGATCCTCTATGCACGTGCCACATTGCCGAACCCATAGTCTGCCTCAACGGTGGAACTCCTCTGGCTGAGCGTTGCGAATGCCCGCCTCATTACGAAGGCCCGAGATGCGAAGTTTTGGGTATCGGATTCCAAGGCGACGGTTGGGCTGTTATGCCTCCACCCGGACAAGCATGCGATGACTCACACTTGGGTAAGAATCTGAaaacatgttttttctttccattgatTAATTGATTATTGTAAAGCGCTAAATATTCTGTTCTGAATTATTacaatttcaaaatgttgataaaatggaatttaacaattattgaCGTATATCAATAATTTTAAATCGacgtatattttttgttttaattcgCAGGTCTCGAGTTGACACCACAGGTTGACAATAgtcttgttttttattttggacCAATGAACTACAGACCGAAATTGGGAATAAGCGATTTTATGTCGTTGGAAATCGAAAAAGGTTATCCAGTTTTGTATGTTAACTACGGTACTGGAACTGTGAGGCTCGATCACAATCTGATCAAATTGACCGATGGCAAAAGTCATAGGATCGATGTTTATTGGACAAAAACCGTGAGTAGCCGTCATTTCGCCATGAAATACCAATGCTACAGTGGGCAGAGACCATGATAACAGTACTGCACAAGCAAAATACTATTATGCGTATTTTCATCCCTAGGCAATCGAAATGAAAGTCGACAATTGCGGAATTTCGGCTTGCATGAGTCTCAAAGCCCCAGCTGGAAAgaacgaatttttgaatgttaacAGCCCTCTGCAAATCGGTGGTGTGATGAGCGATTTGAGCACACTCGCTTCGAACCTCGAATGGAAACACACACCAACGAATAAAGGCTTCGTCGGATGTATACGCAACATGACAATCAATGGGAACGTACGTAATTCTACgacagatttttttcgttctattACAATCGAAAACGTTATAAAGCACAATTTCCTATTTTTATATAAGTAGTTtcttcaatgaaatatattgtcAGAGCTACAGATgattcgaaagattttttaattcttcaaaAACTCCAGGAATTGTTAAGGTTCTACTGGATTAGAAATTTTACTGAAATCATTTTCTGAGATGACACAAACTTCTCATTTACAaacgtttaatttttttttttttatatatcgcAGACGTACAACTTGGGTATGCCAGCATTGTCGAGAAACGCTGATCCAGGATGCGATAATGCAACAACACAAGCCGTATCTTTCGGAATTGATACGAATTTCCTCGTTGCTATTCTCGTGTGTATAGCTGTACTCCTCATTCTTCTACTCGCCGTAGTTGTACACAGAAGGAAACGTGATGATTTATACAAAGACATGGACGACATAAGAGAAAATATCATAAACTACGAAGATGAGGGTGGTGGCGAAGTTGACACGGGATACGATTTGAATGTCCTCAGGAGAATTTACGACGCACCGCCATTAGATTCTAAAATTGCGCCTGCAGGAATTCAAACGAGAGGTCAGTATTTACTAGAAGCcagataaaatatttattcacttgaacttttcACAGCAAATTTTGAACATTGTCAAAAGACCAAATCGGAGTAGATCTAAATTTGACTAGCctttttatcgttttatcCCAATTACGCAAAACCCAAAAGTTCAACAAACTGATCCCAAGAAGCCAATATTGTATTCCATTAGTACGCTCCGTTGTTAGTATCGAGAATTCGAGCGATTCTTGGATTCTGAAAAATGTTGACATGTTCCCTGACTATGAAGGACGGAGCCATCAAACTctaattttcatcttttttcattctagtTCCAGACGAAGTGCCAGATATTTGTGGATTTTTGGACAGCAAGAAAGAAACATGCGACAAAGATCCAGACACGAATCCATTTGACGACGTCAGGCATTATGCCTACGAAGGGGAAGGAAATTCCGATGGTTCCTTGTCGTCTCTTGCCTCTTGTAAGTTTAATTTCACGAACTTCTCCAGAGAAACACTGGGAGAAACAAATTTAAGATATTCTCCTAGGAATCATAGCATTTGTATAGGCGTCCTGAAGTTATTGATATTAATATAAAAcgtaatttgaatttttatgaatgtgaaattaaatttatttgattCGTCGTAACCCAAATCTCGCGTTCGAATGCGCAATTGCAATTTTGATCGTAGAttccaacgaaaaaattcattccgaattCACTTCGTttgcgaatggaaaaaatttcaatcgaggaatgaaataaattgaatcgGATTGGAgacaatttaataaaaaagatgaattaaCGAAACATTGCATCTGTAGGTACGGACGACGGGGatttaaaattcaattatCTCTCGAACTTTGGGCCAAGGTTCAGAAAATTGGCGGACATGTACGGGGAAGAGCCAAGTGACGAGGACAGCGACGGCGTCGGAGAACGAGAGAGCGAAAGTTGGTGTTGAGAGACTggcttttcaataaaaaaaatgaaaaaagtaaaataaataactgaataaaaaggaaaaagtacTTTAAGATAGTGAAACAAGGAAGCGAAATGCTAAGAACTCATGAGGATCCAGGGAAGAGAGTCCCTTGAAATGGGCCCGTGTG
It encodes:
- the shg gene encoding DE-cadherin, which translates into the protein MEQRRSHGDSGYRWTWARSQTRLLLLLLLYGTLASGTRLRHYRHLDVRSQFLSETELLAQTDDNHNHKPVFSNCSRYAPEVNEEEPAGTQVIQVRAEDRDLPEEGGTITYSFVTAPGEKLKFEINNRTGLIRTTQVLDRDEPAREKEAYLTVLATDNGRPQLDDVCTFKVTIKDVNDNAPVFDKVAYTESVPQDLPPTGEVMRVSATDIDDGNNSVVVYSLFPKRPDDGAYFRIDNSTGVIFLTKPLTQNPDYKFSMTAKAQDLGREPKASVIDLDIRVVESHKKAPTFLPRPQEPLRLRENFSDFDTSLVRLEAVSNIDDSQDLIFELVPGRTEQTNKGNTFRLESTKNIADIKLAQHLDYESNTEYTLIVRVQNKYQLAAETVINVKVLDVNDNIPVFREMEKGSVLENEAAGVPVMQVRAIDADGTSAHNQVTYELDNFKNLFAIDHQTGNITTLTTFDRESEDTYNVKVIAVDNSPSALFKTGEHNKGQQVFRIEIADKNDNAPHFTQAVYTANSILENANINAPVTEVKAIDSDTASPVTYSIVAGNTDDSFYIEGTTGKIRVKNPLDYEQITEYNLTVKAFDGLFNDTAQVKIFIENVNDNPPIFEDFERNPKIVEEQLVEGCVTNVVAYDPDIKDRHADQHIAYFIVKEEQQPLISIDKTGCLTLRKPLDRDPPNGYPMWAILVMARDEDGSPTALRELVTVNITLEDINDNAPFLDMQQPVVWDENKPPGNVTKLKARDYDSDKNGPPFEYRIDDSADNEIHTKFYIHEDDLYARVEFDREKRKSYDIPIAITDSGTPPQTGTSTLTVIIGDKNDNAMEEGSSSIFVYNYRGEAPDTKIGRVYVDDPDDWDLPDKHFAWVSTHEGFLLDTSTGMITLLSGTSNDTFNLKFLVTEDSPEVPRHEVYAYVNVTVKEIPEEAVLKSGSIRFFGITAEEFVEPIKPRGSKKDLFQENLAKMLNTSIDNVDVFTVLHSPHHNNMSLLDVRFSAHGSPYYAPEKLNTIIAQNAERIEKDMGADILLINIDECLFEKLHCNNSCRNYLNPSNEPYAVYTNTSSFVGVRAVVDPLCTCHIAEPIVCLNGGTPLAERCECPPHYEGPRCEVLGIGFQGDGWAVMPPPGQACDDSHLGLELTPQVDNSLVFYFGPMNYRPKLGISDFMSLEIEKGYPVLYVNYGTGTVRLDHNLIKLTDGKSHRIDVYWTKTAIEMKVDNCGISACMSLKAPAGKNEFLNVNSPLQIGGVMSDLSTLASNLEWKHTPTNKGFVGCIRNMTINGNTYNLGMPALSRNADPGCDNATTQAVSFGIDTNFLVAILVCIAVLLILLLAVVVHRRKRDDLYKDMDDIRENIINYEDEGGGEVDTGYDLNVLRRIYDAPPLDSKIAPAGIQTRVPDEVPDICGFLDSKKETCDKDPDTNPFDDVRHYAYEGEGNSDGSLSSLASCTDDGDLKFNYLSNFGPRFRKLADMYGEEPSDEDSDGVGERESESWC